One genomic window of Ziziphus jujuba cultivar Dongzao chromosome 4, ASM3175591v1 includes the following:
- the LOC107417005 gene encoding cytochrome b561 and DOMON domain-containing protein At5g47530, with amino-acid sequence MDKASKALLFSCVLFSICASSFAQTCKSYTFSNNAIYSSCLDLPVLSSFLHWNYSQTSSTLDIAFRHTGASSSKWVSWAINPRGLAMAGSQALVAYEKSGVFHAYTSPIASTSTDLAEGNLSFGVSNLSASFANTEITIFAKLVLSDGETKVNQVWQEGNMVNGVPQIHATSGPNMQSTATLDLLTEQASNTGGGTDSKLRRKNVHGVLSAVSWGVLLPIGAMMARYLKVFKAADPAWFYLHIACQTSAYAVGVAGWATGLKLGIESSGVQYNLHRNIGIVLFSLGTLQLFALLLRPKKDHKYRLYWNIYHHSAGYAVIILSIINVFEGLEILEPGKDWKRAYIAILICLGSIAAMLEAVTWYIVIKRKRVSSDKFQHNINGSAYGVNGHGNGTHQVV; translated from the exons ATGGACAAAGCTTCAAAAGCTCTGCTATTTTCATGTGTTCTGTTTTCAATCTGTGCTTCATCGTTTGCTCAAACATGCAAGAGCTATACTTTCAGCAACAATGCCATATACAGTTCTTGCCTCGACCTTCCTGTATTGAGTTCATTCCTCCATTGGAACTATTCCCAAACATCAAGCACACTTGACATAGCTTTCAGACACACAGGAGCTTCATCCTCCAAATGGGTTTCTTGGGCCATCAATCCTCGGGGTCTTGCAATGGCGGGATCGCAGGCTCTTGTTGCCTACGAAAAAAGTGGAGTCTTCCATGCCTATACCTCACCTATAGCTAGTACCAGTACAGATCTCGCCGAGGGCAATTTGAGCTTTGGGGTTTCGAATCTTTCAGCGAGTTTCGCGAACACCGAGATCACCATATTCGCAAAGTTGGTGCTTTCCGATGGCGAGACTAAGGTGAACCAGGTCTGGCAAGAAGGTAATATGGTCAATGGAGTTCCTCAGATTCATGCCACCAGCGGCCCAAACATGCAATCCACGGCAACTCTCGATTTACTTACTGAACAAGCCAGCAACACCGGAGGAGGAACAGATTCTAAGCTTCGACGCAAGAAT GTTCATGGAGTACTAAGCGCAGTAAGTTGGGGAGTTTTGTTGCCAATAGGAGCAATGATGGCTAGGTACCTAAAAGTGTTCAAAGCAGCAGACCCTGCATGGTTCTACTTGCATATTGCTTGCCAAACTTCTGCTTATGCTGTTGGAGTTGCTGGTTGGGCAACAGGTCTTAAACTTGGTATTGAATCTTCTGGTGTTCAATATAACCTGCATAGAAACATTGGAATAGTCCTTTTCAGCCTTGGAACACTTCAG cTATTTGCTTTGCTCTTGAGGCCAAAGAAAGATCATAAATACAGATTGTATTGGAATATCTATCATCATTCTGCTGGTTATGCTGTGATTATTCTAAGCATCATCAACGTTTTCGAAGGATTAGAAATTTTGGAACCTGGAAAGGACTGGAAAAGGGCATATATTGCAATCCTTATTTGCTTAGGTTCCATTGCAGCCATGTTAGAAGCTGTAACATGGTACATTGTTATAAAGAGGAAAAGGGTCAGCTCTGACAAGTTTCAGCACAACATAAATGGTTCAGCATATGGAGTTAATGGTCATGGTAATGGGACACACCAGGTTGTGTAG